The uncultured Methanomethylovorans sp. genome contains a region encoding:
- a CDS encoding class I SAM-dependent methyltransferase family protein has translation MKQQCIQVDKKKGESVRKVLMENGALDTSVRIVSDESYIYIPLISAVDLKDLLFEDLQVTEHDFKVHEKPATLESILGHIPRYEVIGNIALLESDEGDLETTAAALLKVQPHLHTVLSALSPVEGEFRTRRFTFVKGENTTQTVHREYSCKYAIDMEKAYFTPRLATERSRILEQVKDGEVIVDMFAGVGPFSILIAKGRPSCRVVAIDKNPEAVKFLRHNIELNAVSNVEAVEGDAKEEAQRYIGVADHIIMNLPHTAQEFLGAAIVIAKPGTVIHYYDITPESDLYSTSLGHIESAASKAGFAVELIGTRIVRSYSPHQFNVCIEVKLY, from the coding sequence ATGAAGCAACAATGTATTCAAGTAGATAAGAAAAAAGGTGAAAGTGTCCGTAAGGTCTTGATGGAAAATGGGGCACTGGATACATCAGTACGTATTGTCTCAGATGAATCGTATATCTATATTCCACTTATCTCTGCTGTAGATCTCAAGGATTTGCTTTTTGAAGATCTACAGGTCACTGAACATGATTTTAAAGTGCATGAAAAACCAGCAACTCTGGAAAGTATCCTCGGACACATACCGCGCTATGAGGTCATTGGTAACATAGCTCTTCTGGAATCTGATGAAGGTGATCTGGAAACAACAGCTGCTGCATTGCTAAAGGTGCAACCTCACCTTCATACGGTGTTGTCAGCACTATCGCCTGTGGAAGGAGAGTTTCGCACTCGCAGGTTCACTTTCGTAAAAGGAGAGAATACTACACAGACAGTGCACAGAGAATATAGTTGCAAGTATGCCATTGATATGGAAAAGGCGTATTTCACCCCTCGTCTTGCCACGGAACGTTCCAGGATATTGGAACAGGTAAAGGATGGTGAAGTGATCGTTGATATGTTCGCAGGTGTAGGGCCTTTTAGTATCCTTATCGCTAAGGGCCGTCCATCTTGCCGTGTGGTGGCCATTGACAAGAATCCGGAAGCTGTGAAATTCCTGAGACACAACATTGAGCTTAATGCTGTAAGTAATGTGGAGGCAGTGGAAGGGGATGCCAAGGAAGAGGCACAGAGATACATTGGAGTTGCAGACCACATTATCATGAATTTGCCCCATACTGCTCAGGAGTTCCTAGGTGCAGCCATAGTTATTGCAAAGCCTGGAACTGTGATTCATTACTACGATATCACTCCCGAGTCCGACCTGTACTCCACTTCTTTAGGTCACATAGAATCCGCCGCTTCAAAGGCCGGTTTTGCTGTTGAACTCATTGGCACTCGTATTGTGCGCTCTTATTCCCCACACCAATTCAATGTCTGCATTGAAGTAAAATTATATTAG
- a CDS encoding sulfatase-like hydrolase/transferase, producing MTTASQIVEYMAVEAPEQKYILTVNVGAVDAAGHYRKYEGYIGTIQGLDRDIVPLFQTCTEHNIAFVFTADHGMSFTSSDSKGGHQSDPYSGMDEAQMIPFTVHAPDVPVKLLNGEHGQQDIASTVLSIMNLPNGLKNSDGIQIPLKEHTMLGVRGPSTGTIELWTEGELIQHASNDNNYVFIGLDRQKKYTVKFIPDGTKSEMFQKEIEAGSDQLVVFSMDTSASDPADYWKPLYIIGALVIILINIVGLLYIRRILKEQ from the coding sequence TTGACAACAGCTTCGCAGATCGTAGAGTATATGGCTGTAGAAGCTCCTGAACAGAAGTATATCCTTACAGTGAATGTAGGCGCAGTCGATGCAGCCGGACATTATAGGAAATACGAGGGTTACATCGGTACTATACAGGGGTTGGACAGGGATATTGTACCACTGTTCCAGACATGCACAGAGCATAATATTGCATTTGTATTCACAGCAGACCATGGAATGAGTTTTACATCATCTGACAGTAAGGGGGGTCATCAGTCAGACCCATATTCAGGAATGGATGAAGCCCAGATGATACCATTCACAGTACATGCACCGGACGTACCTGTAAAACTACTTAATGGAGAACATGGTCAGCAAGACATTGCTTCTACAGTCCTGAGCATAATGAATCTGCCTAATGGATTGAAGAATTCTGATGGTATTCAGATTCCTTTAAAAGAACATACTATGTTGGGTGTACGCGGACCATCTACAGGTACAATTGAACTTTGGACTGAGGGAGAACTGATACAACATGCTTCCAATGATAACAATTATGTATTCATTGGACTTGACAGACAGAAAAAATATACTGTGAAGTTTATTCCAGATGGTACAAAATCTGAGATGTTCCAGAAGGAAATAGAAGCCGGCTCGGATCAGCTTGTTGTGTTCAGTATGGATACTTCTGCTTCAGATCCGGCAGATTACTGGAAGCCCCTATATATAATAGGAGCTCTTGTTATTATATTGATTAACATAGTTGGACTTCTATACATAAGAAGAATACTGAAAGAGCAATAA
- a CDS encoding tetratricopeptide repeat protein, whose amino-acid sequence MTSIKETAKRETIATSQKFVLMGNEETNPEKKEHYYKMALELEPKNASALNKMGLLFYQRGDLREAIRFFDAIIDSGKVHNLYPIYFNKSMALKVLKEYEAALNYISKALIYNAGNPQAEELKREFQDIVDEKYRLRAEREKQAAYAGLKKENIYKSWNPPTISVLANMMYYKDWNVHKHRRDFEITESQKQKVVAKLESKEFCCATCNYYTNDACRKRKRMQVDAKAICKAFQPRN is encoded by the coding sequence ATGACCTCAATTAAAGAAACTGCTAAAAGGGAAACGATCGCCACCTCCCAAAAATTTGTTTTAATGGGAAATGAAGAAACAAACCCTGAAAAAAAGGAACATTATTACAAGATGGCCTTGGAACTGGAACCAAAAAATGCATCTGCCCTCAATAAAATGGGCCTTCTTTTTTATCAAAGGGGAGATTTAAGGGAAGCTATCAGATTCTTTGATGCTATAATTGATTCGGGGAAAGTACACAATCTCTATCCAATTTATTTTAACAAAAGCATGGCCTTAAAGGTATTAAAAGAATACGAGGCTGCACTCAATTACATTTCTAAAGCTTTGATCTATAATGCTGGAAATCCGCAGGCAGAAGAGCTTAAACGAGAATTTCAGGATATAGTGGATGAAAAATACAGACTTCGGGCTGAAAGAGAAAAGCAGGCTGCTTATGCTGGTCTGAAAAAAGAGAATATATACAAATCTTGGAATCCTCCCACTATTTCTGTACTTGCAAATATGATGTATTATAAAGATTGGAATGTACACAAACATCGCAGAGACTTTGAAATTACTGAATCACAAAAACAAAAAGTGGTTGCCAAGCTTGAGAGTAAAGAATTTTGCTGTGCAACGTGCAATTATTATACAAACGATGCGTGCCGAAAGAGAAAAAGAATGCAAGTAGACGCAAAAGCTATCTGCAAAGCTTTTCAGCCGAGGAATTGA
- a CDS encoding transcription initiation factor IIB, whose protein sequence is MVEVERVRYSDTSEREKIRAMIKARKEKEQSTEVENAKVQCPECGSRNLVQDYERAELVCSECGLVVDAEFVDEGPEWRAFDHDQRMKRSRVGAPMTYTIHDKGLSTMIDWRNRDSYGKSISSKNRAQLYRLRKWQRRIRVSNATERNLAFALSELDRMASALGLPRTVRETAAVVYRKAVDKNLIRGRSIEGVAAAALYAACRQCSVPRTLDEIGEVSRVSRKEIGRTYRFISRELSLKLMPTSPIDYVPRFCSGLNLKGEVQSKGVEILRQASEKELTSGRGPTGVAAAAIYIASILCGERRTQREVADVAGVTEVTIRNRYKELAEELDIEIIL, encoded by the coding sequence ATGGTCGAAGTTGAAAGGGTACGATATTCAGACACTTCCGAAAGGGAAAAAATACGTGCCATGATCAAGGCACGTAAAGAGAAAGAACAGAGCACAGAAGTTGAAAATGCAAAGGTCCAGTGTCCTGAATGTGGCAGTCGCAATCTTGTGCAGGATTATGAAAGAGCCGAACTTGTGTGTTCTGAATGTGGTCTTGTAGTGGATGCGGAATTCGTGGACGAAGGGCCAGAATGGCGTGCTTTCGATCACGATCAGAGAATGAAGCGTTCTCGTGTGGGCGCACCCATGACATATACTATACATGACAAGGGTCTTTCCACAATGATCGATTGGAGAAATCGTGATTCATACGGAAAATCCATCTCATCCAAGAATAGGGCACAGCTTTACAGGTTAAGAAAGTGGCAGCGTAGGATACGTGTTAGCAATGCTACTGAGAGGAACCTGGCATTTGCATTATCAGAACTTGATAGAATGGCATCAGCCCTTGGTCTTCCCAGAACTGTGCGTGAGACGGCTGCTGTTGTTTATAGGAAGGCAGTTGATAAGAACCTCATCCGTGGAAGAAGTATTGAAGGTGTTGCCGCCGCAGCTCTCTATGCTGCATGTCGCCAGTGCAGTGTTCCAAGGACGCTGGATGAAATTGGAGAGGTTTCGAGGGTAAGCAGAAAAGAAATAGGAAGGACCTACAGGTTCATTTCCAGGGAACTGTCCCTTAAACTCATGCCTACATCACCTATTGATTATGTACCAAGGTTCTGCTCAGGCCTCAATCTTAAAGGAGAGGTACAGTCCAAAGGTGTGGAAATCCTGCGCCAGGCTTCCGAGAAAGAACTTACCAGCGGTCGCGGACCGACCGGAGTCGCAGCAGCTGCCATCTATATCGCATCTATTCTCTGCGGTGAAAGAAGGACCCAGAGAGAAGTTGCAGATGTGGCAGGTGTGACTGAAGTTACGATTCGTAACAGATATAAGGAGTTGGCCGAAGAATTAGATATAGAGATCATTCTCTAA
- a CDS encoding metallophosphoesterase, with protein sequence MWRYFSYPQLLFLGDYVDRGKASMEVLVSLFEIKLQDWNNIILLRGNHESPEMNRKYGFFDEIGRDEKILKAITSVFEKLPIAAIIQDRIFCVHAGIPGVCNINEINKENSFEYLWNDPWEHEGMVFSPRGIGVHQFGRDILEDFLKLNNLSMMIRAHSVLISGYKWQFDKKLLSLFSTPEYCGADNCGAFVLLNESDASTYAFGGNGEKYELIEVNTVNITDILIA encoded by the coding sequence ATGTGGAGATATTTTAGTTATCCACAACTACTTTTCCTTGGAGATTATGTTGACAGAGGCAAAGCATCTATGGAAGTACTGGTCAGCTTATTTGAAATAAAGCTGCAGGATTGGAATAATATAATTTTGCTTCGGGGTAATCATGAAAGTCCAGAAATGAACCGGAAATATGGATTTTTTGATGAGATCGGCCGGGATGAAAAAATATTGAAAGCGATTACATCTGTATTTGAAAAACTTCCAATTGCAGCAATTATCCAGGATAGAATATTTTGCGTACATGCTGGTATTCCGGGTGTTTGCAATATTAATGAAATTAACAAGGAGAATTCTTTTGAATATCTCTGGAATGATCCTTGGGAACATGAAGGTATGGTTTTTTCACCAAGAGGGATTGGCGTACATCAGTTTGGCAGGGACATTCTTGAAGATTTTCTTAAATTAAATAATCTTAGCATGATGATAAGAGCACATAGTGTACTCATTTCAGGATACAAATGGCAATTTGATAAAAAACTGTTGTCTTTGTTCTCAACTCCTGAGTATTGTGGCGCCGATAATTGTGGAGCTTTCGTATTACTTAATGAATCTGATGCAAGCACATACGCATTTGGAGGAAACGGGGAAAAGTATGAATTAATAGAAGTGAATACTGTTAATATAACAGATATTTTAATAGCATAA
- a CDS encoding DsrE/DsrF/DrsH-like family protein, whose protein sequence is MGDKAVIVVHSGDMDKIYSALIIGNGALSMGLEASLYFTFWGLQRLKKGGLEAGPLSKMHMLGLGKWMVKKRMQKANVASLEKLMQDYKELGGRIIACEMTMEIMGIKKEELHTEWIDDYGAVGTYIHEAKDASITLFI, encoded by the coding sequence ATGGGGGATAAAGCTGTAATTGTAGTACATAGTGGGGACATGGATAAGATATATAGTGCCTTGATAATAGGAAATGGTGCACTCTCTATGGGCCTAGAAGCATCGTTATATTTTACTTTCTGGGGTTTGCAGCGTCTTAAAAAGGGTGGACTTGAAGCAGGCCCACTTTCAAAGATGCACATGCTAGGCTTAGGTAAATGGATGGTTAAAAAAAGAATGCAGAAAGCCAATGTGGCTTCTCTGGAAAAGCTTATGCAGGATTATAAGGAACTGGGTGGCCGAATTATTGCCTGTGAGATGACCATGGAGATCATGGGGATAAAAAAAGAAGAACTGCATACTGAATGGATAGATGATTATGGGGCAGTAGGCACATACATACACGAAGCAAAAGATGCCAGTATTACTCTTTTCATTTGA
- a CDS encoding DUF1648 domain-containing protein: protein MKQKYTTLQIIIEAATLMILLSLFGYVITNWNTIPEQIPSHFNFHGQIENWSSKNFIFFPVLVSLFLYLLLTVVSFYPSMWNMPVKITEENRVGAYHYARYMITILKLELVSVFAYITLQTSKAHVLSEYFLPLFLIVIFGTIAVHVVMINKS from the coding sequence ATGAAGCAAAAGTACACAACGTTACAAATAATAATAGAGGCAGCTACACTTATGATTTTACTGTCGCTATTTGGTTATGTAATTACCAATTGGAATACGATACCTGAACAAATACCATCGCATTTCAACTTTCATGGCCAAATAGAAAACTGGAGCAGTAAGAACTTCATCTTCTTCCCTGTTCTTGTCAGCCTGTTCCTATACCTGCTATTGACAGTTGTGTCCTTTTACCCATCTATGTGGAATATGCCTGTAAAGATCACCGAAGAGAACAGGGTAGGGGCTTATCACTACGCTAGATACATGATTACTATACTCAAACTTGAGTTAGTATCTGTATTCGCTTACATAACACTCCAAACATCAAAAGCCCACGTGCTGAGTGAGTACTTCCTTCCTTTGTTCTTGATTGTAATATTTGGGACAATCGCTGTTCATGTTGTTATGATAAATAAGAGTTGA
- a CDS encoding DUF2284 domain-containing protein has protein sequence MSEKEDMLIGRALELGLRAYTLETKYIEVENRTRLKCAYGCRGYGKRLSCPPHVIDIDEFRKIIKEYNRSLLLIEEYDMANEPDILKAWSHSRRESFHRMLELEYLAFRQGFIYAQLLRPGACNECEICAEKCRKPEFRRFPPEAVGINVEKVMDLVGQKLVFCEASDVKCVGILLLD, from the coding sequence ATGAGTGAGAAAGAGGACATGCTTATTGGGAGGGCCTTGGAACTCGGCCTGCGCGCCTATACACTGGAAACTAAATATATTGAAGTGGAAAATCGCACCCGGCTAAAATGTGCATACGGGTGCAGAGGATATGGGAAGCGTTTAAGCTGCCCTCCTCATGTGATAGATATTGATGAGTTCAGAAAGATTATTAAAGAATACAATAGGTCCCTGCTGCTTATTGAAGAGTATGATATGGCCAATGAACCCGATATTTTAAAGGCATGGTCTCATTCGCGTAGAGAATCATTCCACAGGATGCTGGAACTGGAATACCTTGCTTTCAGACAAGGTTTTATTTATGCCCAGTTACTGCGGCCTGGTGCATGTAATGAGTGTGAAATCTGCGCTGAAAAGTGTAGAAAACCGGAGTTTCGCAGGTTTCCTCCGGAAGCTGTGGGCATCAATGTGGAGAAAGTAATGGATTTAGTGGGTCAAAAACTTGTATTTTGTGAAGCTTCTGATGTTAAGTGTGTTGGTATTTTATTACTTGACTAA
- a CDS encoding DUF1059 domain-containing protein → MKMRIVKCSDVGIDCNFMAHGYDLDEVEMTMWNHIETEHKDMLKSMSEDDLHQLKHRVGTFLGRSCGCGHLEKPGETYDKNACNALHRIHSSHKSS, encoded by the coding sequence ATGAAAATGAGAATTGTAAAATGTAGTGATGTTGGTATTGACTGTAATTTCATGGCTCATGGATATGACTTAGACGAAGTTGAAATGACTATGTGGAATCATATTGAAACAGAACATAAAGATATGCTTAAAAGCATGTCAGAAGATGATCTTCACCAGCTCAAACATCGAGTAGGTACTTTTCTTGGGCGAAGCTGCGGCTGTGGCCATCTTGAAAAACCTGGGGAAACATACGATAAAAATGCATGCAATGCCTTGCACCGCATTCATAGCTCCCACAAGAGTTCATAA
- a CDS encoding LysE family transporter has product MIELIEMLTIGFAVGLSGALVPGPMLFATIDSSMKEGWTSGPKVVLGHALLELVLCILIVLGMTSLVGEKEISAISLIGGSVLILFGIGTIKDARKASASISGKTNRISANPVATGIITSVSNPYFWIWWLAAGSALVLKGLETSLLAAGLFVFGHWMADLSWFSIVSAAFSKGKELMSSRVYGIVLLSCGVFLILFGSWFAAGVLA; this is encoded by the coding sequence ATGATTGAACTTATTGAGATGCTCACCATAGGTTTTGCAGTTGGTTTGTCAGGTGCTCTTGTGCCCGGGCCAATGTTATTCGCTACTATAGACAGCTCTATGAAAGAAGGCTGGACCTCAGGACCGAAGGTGGTACTGGGTCATGCACTATTGGAACTCGTGCTATGTATCCTTATCGTTCTTGGAATGACATCTCTTGTAGGTGAAAAAGAAATATCAGCTATTTCACTTATTGGCGGTTCAGTTCTCATTCTTTTTGGAATAGGTACCATAAAGGATGCTCGTAAGGCATCAGCATCGATAAGTGGAAAAACAAATCGCATATCTGCAAATCCTGTGGCTACAGGCATAATTACTTCTGTATCTAATCCATATTTTTGGATCTGGTGGCTTGCAGCAGGCAGTGCACTTGTGCTTAAAGGCCTAGAAACAAGCCTGCTGGCGGCTGGGCTATTTGTGTTTGGTCATTGGATGGCAGATCTTAGCTGGTTTAGTATTGTATCTGCTGCTTTTAGCAAAGGCAAAGAACTGATGTCTTCCAGAGTGTATGGGATCGTCCTGCTTTCATGTGGGGTATTTCTCATATTATTTGGTTCATGGTTTGCTGCAGGGGTGCTTGCATGA
- a CDS encoding iron-sulfur cluster assembly scaffold protein produces the protein MKFPYTEKVLEHFRNPKNVGKLEDADGKGLEGSPACGDMVAVYLKVNPETTVIDDIKFESYGCASNIATASIITEMAKGKTIAEAKKISWQEATDELGGLPPVKRHCSVLAVEGLRSAIRDYEEKHGLISEQEPTTDEVVRNRLKHVMNPMAGLDIVRTELVTKIEVKDGVVRVVLDLPSSHQFANAIKEDLVEKLEALWDVKEVKVVFTEG, from the coding sequence ATGAAGTTTCCTTATACTGAGAAAGTGTTAGAACATTTTCGCAATCCTAAAAACGTGGGTAAGCTAGAGGATGCAGATGGCAAGGGTCTAGAAGGTAGTCCCGCCTGTGGAGATATGGTTGCAGTATATCTTAAAGTGAATCCTGAAACTACTGTAATAGATGATATAAAATTCGAGTCCTATGGGTGTGCTTCTAATATCGCTACTGCATCAATCATAACTGAAATGGCTAAAGGAAAGACTATAGCCGAGGCGAAGAAGATCTCATGGCAGGAAGCAACTGATGAACTGGGAGGATTGCCTCCTGTAAAAAGACATTGTTCAGTGCTAGCTGTAGAAGGTTTGAGGTCTGCCATACGGGACTATGAGGAAAAGCATGGACTGATTAGTGAACAGGAGCCAACAACAGATGAAGTTGTGAGAAACAGGCTAAAGCATGTAATGAACCCCATGGCAGGGCTTGATATAGTGCGTACGGAATTGGTTACCAAGATTGAGGTCAAAGATGGAGTAGTACGAGTTGTGCTTGATCTGCCTTCCAGCCATCAGTTTGCAAATGCCATAAAAGAGGATCTAGTCGAAAAGCTTGAAGCTTTGTGGGATGTAAAAGAGGTCAAGGTGGTTTTCACTGAAGGCTGA
- a CDS encoding TRAM domain-containing protein, producing MFGNEPTAPVDAGKEYEVKIEDLAREGDGIARVSGFVIFVPGTSVGDEVTIKVTKVMRKFAFAEVSN from the coding sequence TTGTTCGGAAATGAACCAACTGCCCCAGTAGATGCTGGAAAAGAATATGAAGTAAAGATCGAAGACCTCGCAAGAGAGGGAGATGGCATTGCCAGAGTAAGTGGCTTTGTAATATTTGTGCCAGGTACTTCCGTTGGCGATGAAGTGACCATAAAGGTCACAAAGGTAATGCGCAAGTTCGCATTCGCTGAAGTATCCAACTAA
- a CDS encoding ArsA-related P-loop ATPase, translating into MRKIIATGKGGAGKTTIVATLSRLLAMQGFRTLVIDTDPSMNLAMSLGVPFSMIRTLAEDKKEIKEQLYDEEYDTDEYDVGEKGHEHSWNIDIDVFLQKYEVTAKNDVKVVVMGTISQGGGGCICSYISLVKRLIDYLALWSDQYDIVIVDSQAGSEILGRGLAVNYDHNLVITESFPKSMEVARHVLKLAKDLNIRNQLVVVNKVRDGKELDLVAGELCLNGEGIYPVSYDERVIEADRMGSLIMDMSPDSVVLEDIMDIMNVITEGFLKV; encoded by the coding sequence ATGAGAAAGATCATAGCTACTGGCAAAGGAGGCGCTGGCAAGACTACTATTGTAGCCACTTTGTCCCGTCTTCTTGCAATGCAAGGTTTTCGTACCCTTGTAATAGATACTGACCCCAGTATGAATCTAGCCATGTCACTAGGTGTTCCTTTTTCAATGATCCGGACCCTTGCTGAGGATAAGAAAGAGATAAAGGAACAGTTGTACGATGAGGAATATGACACTGATGAATATGATGTAGGTGAAAAAGGACACGAGCACAGCTGGAACATAGATATCGATGTATTTCTGCAAAAGTATGAGGTCACTGCAAAGAACGATGTAAAAGTTGTTGTCATGGGTACCATCTCACAGGGTGGTGGTGGATGTATTTGTTCTTATATCTCCCTCGTAAAACGTCTTATTGATTATCTCGCGTTGTGGTCGGACCAGTACGATATTGTGATAGTGGACTCACAGGCAGGGTCTGAGATCTTGGGCAGGGGATTAGCAGTGAACTATGACCACAATCTTGTTATCACAGAATCTTTCCCAAAGTCTATGGAAGTGGCACGACACGTATTGAAACTTGCAAAAGATCTGAATATAAGGAACCAGCTTGTTGTTGTCAATAAAGTAAGAGATGGAAAAGAACTTGACCTGGTGGCTGGAGAGCTATGTCTCAACGGAGAGGGAATCTATCCTGTAAGTTATGATGAGAGGGTCATAGAGGCAGATAGAATGGGTAGCCTCATTATGGATATGTCTCCAGATTCTGTGGTCCTTGAAGATATAATGGATATAATGAATGTGATTACAGAAGGATTTCTAAAAGTATAG
- a CDS encoding sulfurtransferase TusA family protein: MTTIEIDVRGQTCPVPLVECRKALRKASPGDEVVVTGTHPASKKEIPMACESLGLDILAIEDKGKEWKIRIRR, encoded by the coding sequence ATGACCACAATTGAAATAGATGTGAGAGGGCAGACGTGCCCAGTACCGCTTGTTGAATGCCGTAAAGCACTTCGAAAAGCCTCTCCGGGAGATGAGGTTGTGGTAACTGGCACACATCCGGCATCAAAGAAGGAAATTCCTATGGCATGCGAATCTCTTGGCCTTGATATCTTGGCAATTGAAGACAAGGGCAAAGAGTGGAAGATAAGGATACGCAGGTAG
- a CDS encoding Gar1/Naf1 family protein produces the protein MLHALGNDVLIVRGDEQASKSEKPRINSSVMDKTVKRIGKVTNYFGPVVNPFYIVKLDRRSNTPEARHYLNERIYVQ, from the coding sequence GTGCTTCACGCTTTAGGAAATGATGTCCTGATTGTTCGAGGGGATGAGCAGGCGTCTAAAAGTGAGAAGCCACGTATTAATTCTTCTGTTATGGACAAAACTGTCAAGAGGATCGGTAAAGTTACTAACTATTTCGGTCCTGTAGTTAATCCATTCTATATTGTAAAGCTTGACAGAAGATCTAATACTCCAGAAGCTCGACACTATTTGAATGAGCGTATATACGTTCAATGA
- a CDS encoding cysteine desulfurase family protein: protein MFDKITYLDNAASTRLDERVLEAMKPYFFDTYAVATSEFGYSMGLDAKEGLMAARESIAKTLGASAEELVFTSGETESSNMAIKGVTAALRKKKGSHIIVSKIEDFPVLNTAKSLERQGFKVDYLNVDHEGSADMEQLGSLITKETALVSIQHANQEIGTLQNIKVIADICSEKDILLHTDATHTFTRVPLDVQKLPVDLVTISAHTIHGPRGVGALYIREGTPLEKWMDGGYQESNRRAGLENIPAAVGFAKAVELVTPEENTRLAQMRDHTISKALEEIPHVTLNGSRTSRTPQNANITFHYVEGESMTLHLDMRGFAVSTGSACFSRSLEASHVILGIGGNHERAHGSLRFTFGRYNTMEDVDTVLDALKEIIEKLREISPLYVKK, encoded by the coding sequence ATGTTCGATAAAATAACGTATCTGGACAATGCAGCCAGCACTCGCCTGGATGAACGAGTTCTGGAAGCTATGAAACCTTATTTCTTTGACACTTATGCAGTAGCAACGTCAGAATTTGGCTATTCCATGGGATTAGATGCAAAAGAGGGGCTGATGGCCGCAAGAGAGTCAATAGCGAAAACACTTGGTGCATCTGCGGAGGAGCTTGTATTCACTTCTGGAGAAACAGAGTCTAGTAACATGGCCATCAAAGGTGTTACAGCTGCTTTAAGAAAGAAAAAAGGCTCACATATAATAGTATCTAAAATAGAAGATTTTCCGGTGCTTAATACTGCAAAGAGCCTGGAAAGACAGGGGTTCAAAGTAGATTACTTGAATGTAGATCATGAAGGATCTGCAGATATGGAGCAGCTTGGCAGCCTTATAACGAAAGAGACTGCACTGGTATCCATTCAGCATGCCAATCAGGAAATTGGCACATTACAAAATATAAAGGTAATTGCTGACATCTGCAGTGAAAAAGATATACTTTTGCATACTGATGCCACGCATACGTTCACTCGTGTACCACTGGATGTTCAAAAACTTCCAGTAGACCTAGTGACCATATCTGCGCATACAATACATGGCCCAAGAGGAGTTGGTGCTCTTTATATACGTGAAGGTACGCCTCTGGAAAAATGGATGGATGGGGGCTACCAGGAATCAAACCGCAGGGCGGGTCTGGAAAATATTCCGGCAGCCGTGGGATTTGCAAAGGCTGTGGAACTTGTAACGCCTGAAGAAAATACCAGGCTTGCGCAGATGCGGGATCATACGATCAGCAAGGCTTTGGAAGAGATTCCTCATGTTACACTAAACGGCAGCCGTACCAGCCGTACACCACAAAATGCCAATATTACGTTCCATTACGTAGAGGGAGAGTCAATGACATTGCATCTTGACATGCGGGGCTTTGCAGTGAGTACTGGATCTGCATGTTTCAGCAGGTCACTTGAAGCCAGCCACGTAATTCTGGGTATTGGAGGTAACCATGAGAGAGCTCATGGTTCCTTGCGTTTCACTTTTGGAAGATATAATACTATGGAAGATGTGGATACGGTCCTAGATGCTTTAAAGGAAATTATAGAAAAACTCAGAGAGATAAGTCCGCTATATGTCAAAAAGTGA